In Haloarchaeobius amylolyticus, the genomic window GTCGAGGTAGTCCTCGATGTCTTCGCCAGTGGTCGCCATGAACCGGAACCGGCGGAGCTCGGTAACGAGTGACCAGAGGTTGTGTTTTACCAGAAGGTCCCTGTCCTCGCGAACCGTTTTGAGGGTCCGTGTTGCACAAACCGGACACGAGCAGGGGAGATGGGTCATCTCCTCGAATTTGTGCATCTCGGTCCCGCCAAATCCAGGAACGAGGTAATTCCGATTCCCGGCGCTGCGAATAAATGCGGACGAATCGAAACTATCCACTCCCAGATACAACAGGAGCGGTTGGTAGACGATTCCACCCAGTCCATAGACATGGAGGTGCTTCTCTGTGGCACGTCGCGCTGCGAGGACGAGACTCGTGACCTTACGGTAGTCAGTCCGGATCGGGACCATACTACCAAGCGCGTACCCGTCGAAGTCGCCGTTCGATTCGAGATATCGTAAGGTATTGGCAACGGTCTGAGGGTCGTGTCCGTGTACGCTGGCAAACAGCAATGCATCACCATTGTGGGCATCACTGGCCTTGAGGGCGTACTGTGTGCTCTGCTGGATGCGGTCTTGATTTTCAGATCGGCGTTCGTCCCGAGTAATCGGCACGTCGACGGTTCCGTAGATGTCCGCGTCAATCTCTCTTTGAGTCTCCAGTGTCCGCTCCGGGGTGGTATCGACCTCGTCGCTCGCGAAGTCCCAACCGCCGCTATCCGCGAAAATAATCGTCTCCTCGGAGACATCCATCTCTTCTCGAAGCGTCGAACCGTCTTGCAGACGTTCCCATTGCGGTTCGCGTTGTCTTATCGCCCGGGCATTGACCATCGCTGTTCGTAAGTCGGGGATCGTGTCTGTGTACGAGGGGGTGTTGTCCGACGACCGCTTCCCGATATTGCGCACCGGGAAGAGAGTCGGCGTCTCC contains:
- a CDS encoding tRNA-guanine transglycosylase gives rise to the protein MLYRQRTLDTPRGGLETPTLFPVRNIGKRSSDNTPSYTDTIPDLRTAMVNARAIRQREPQWERLQDGSTLREEMDVSEETIIFADSGGWDFASDEVDTTPERTLETQREIDADIYGTVDVPITRDERRSENQDRIQQSTQYALKASDAHNGDALLFASVHGHDPQTVANTLRYLESNGDFDGYALGSMVPIRTDYRKVTSLVLAARRATEKHLHVYGLGGIVYQPLLLYLGVDSFDSSAFIRSAGNRNYLVPGFGGTEMHKFEEMTHLPCSCPVCATRTLKTVREDRDLLVKHNLWSLVTELRRFRFMATTGEDIEDYLDLRFQGNEVTQRAYETAKQQVRRLAS